One genomic region from Drosophila subpulchrella strain 33 F10 #4 breed RU33 chromosome 2R, RU_Dsub_v1.1 Primary Assembly, whole genome shotgun sequence encodes:
- the LOC119549445 gene encoding leucine-rich repeats and immunoglobulin-like domains protein 3, with protein MEINEFNKSRKMHVSAIKGRQLRQPKAEAEANANDDSTMVISNHRICNMKTSSRSSELTSDGDGNGKFLMSWGRRRRRSNNIAAASRNNDNCNYSTTNDFNKINKLLLITYMLLITAATICQSAAQSPSSLNGGGGGGGGNGGGSNGASPLSAFLKSGGASYNQQLPQQQLFAMLTRNGVGSSASGSLPGAGGGSRGYSNARQHFMALSEDDSDADVDEEDMAALHYPLAASHPPAGGQGYSSIQSGSLETSGFVSDDGGQYEQAQKALEAAAAAAKANNKYNIDCPKDCKCLNVLFDCDKLHLERVPVLPSYVQTLHLANNKLNDTTVLEIRNLSNLTKISLKRNLLEAIPKFIGLSGLKHLVLANNHITSISREALAALPLLRTLDLSRNQLHTIEVNSFPKPNSLVHLILSFNEITNVNEHSFAALNNLTDLELNNNRLSALPIGVFENLNRLKKLALNFNQLEINWSTFRGLVAMKNLQLKSNKIRALQDGVFHVMHNIETIDLAMNQISSLSRQGLFNLTKLRHLNLSFNAIHRIEVDTWEFTQSLEVLDLSSNAINEFKPQHLDCLHRLKTLNLAHNRLQYLQENTFDCVKNLEELNLRRNRLSWIIEDQSAAAPFKALRKLRRLDLHGNNLKQISSKAMSGLNNLEILNLGSNALASIQLNAFEHMLRLNKLVFKSLNFICDCDLIWFQQWLKNRFPQQAEHAVCGYPEHLLDRQLKSLSSSELVCVDSPKPSVEQEPDNMLAVNGANITLECIASSPTAASLAAADELKIKWRHDNQHVQERPGELHDGASTETQIRHDLSTNQTSIYGYLRLTNVTFESAGRYQCVVSNAFGTTYAQKFKISIGIHPTFLQVPSNLTLDAGETARLVCSASGDPTPEIALQKFGGSEFPAATERRLQVIREENAFLITNAKLSDSGIYTCTALSAAGEIKVNATLVVNDKPQPSIPLVHQEVVVGRTCVLQCLSETANADFELEHPHREWFKENKPIHISPTAPDGDRYYFSNNKELLIILNAQSNDAGHFRCEITDNSRTFTLQSELVVVKENLNWDVLLMGIILLTVTCVVVDCCIIWCTLRYQKRKLRMNLAAERLAARTQASLHSTLDKDETQLTTLNRTQLRPHQSQLVLDGIATQQQTQLRPRSLADLGCGNGEATHSRLIVTTTPSYEQRCLEQGLTLSYLQQADLEAQQDHLSSKDSGTGSDAAVKRSLEDFVVAMPRHKHHTDDEEEEEEEDEENDLQYAPARALGISEYDDMDLYELNHAAAEQQHFLQNNNHNYDGGGGGGGDAGGAGEAVPKVLPRKCNAGASGSNYNAIQKCTTVDI; from the exons ATGGAAATCAACGAATTTAACAAAAGCCGCAAAATGCACGTTTCGGCCATAAAAGGCCGACAACTGAGGCAGCCAAAGGCAGAGGCAGAggcaaatgcaaatgatgaTAGCACCATGGTCATTAGTAATCATCGAATATGCAACATGAAAACAAGTAGTAGGAGCAGCGAACTAACGAGCGATGGCGATGGCAATGGTAAATTTTTAATGTCATGGGGACGTCGTCGTCGGCGGAGCAACAACATTGCAGCAGCGAGTCGCAATAATGATAATTGCAATTATTCTACAACcaatgatttcaataaaatcaataaattgcTGCTAATTACGTACATGCTGCTGATAACAGCGGCCACAATTTGTCAAAGCGCCGCCCAGTCGCCGTCATCATTGaatggaggaggaggaggaggtggtggcAACGGAGGAGGATCCAATGGGGCATCCCCACTGAGTGCCTTTCTCAAATCTGGAGGAGCCTCTTACAACCAACAGTTGCCGCAACAGCAACTCTTTGCCATGCTGACCAGAAATGGAGTTGGATCGTCGGCATCAGGATCATTACCAGGTGCTGGCGGTGGTAGCCGTGGATATAGCAACGCTAGACAGCACTTCATGGCCCTCAGCGAAGATGACTCGGATGCCGATGTGGATGAGGAGGATATGGCTGCTTTGCACTATCCCCTGGCCGCCTCACATCCTCCGGCCGGCGGTCAGGGCTACTCCTCCATCCAATCGGGTTCACTGGAGACCAGTGGATTCGTTTCCGATGATGGCGGACAGTATGAGCAGGCCCAGAAGGCTCTGGAGGCTGCTGCAGCGGCGGCCAAGGCTAATAATAAGTACAACATCGACTGCCCCAAGGACTGCAAGTGCCTCAATGTCCTCTTCGACTGCGATAAACTGCATCTGGAACGGGTGCCCGTCTTGCCTAGCTATGTGCAAACCCT GCATCTGGCTAACAACAAACTGAACGACACAACCGTCCTGGAGATTCGCAATCTGTCCAATTTGACAAAAAT ATCATTGAAACGGAATTTATTGGAGGCTATACCCAAATTCATAGGCCTCAGTGGTCTAAAGCACTTGGTATTGGCCAACAATCATATAACCAGCATCTCCAGGGAGGCTTTGGCTGCTTTGCCTTTGCTAAGAACGCTAGATTTGTCCAGGAATCAGTTGCATACCATCGAGGTTAACTCATTTCCGAAGCCCAATAGTCTAGTTCATTT AATACTCAGTTTCAACGAGATAACCAATGTAAACGAGCATTCGTTTGCGGCTTTGAATAACCTTACGGACCTAGAACTGAATAACAATCGCCTGAGCGCTTTGCCCATAGGGGTTTTCGAGAATTTGAACAGATTGAAGAAGCT AGCTCTCAACTTCAACCAACTGGAGATCAACTGGTCCACGTTCCGTGGCCTGGTAGCTATGAAGAACCTCCAACTGAAGTCCAATAAAATTAGGGCGCTGCAGGACGGCGTCTTCCACGTGATGCATAACATCGAGACCATTGACCTGGCCATGAACCAGATCAGTTCACTTTCCCGCCAGGGTCTCTTCAACCTCACCAAGCTGCGGCACCTCAATCTCTCGTTCAACGCCATACACCGCATCGAGGTGGACACCTGGGAGTTCACGCAGTCACTGGAAGTGCTGGATCTCTCGAGCAATGCCATCAATGAGTTTAAGCCCCAGCACTTGGACTGCCTGCACCGCCTGAAAACACTCAATCTGGCCCACAATCGACTGCAATATCTGCAGGAGAACACCTTCGACTGTGTGAAGAATCTGGAGGAGTTGAATCTGCGACGCAATCGCCTGTCCTGGATCATCGAGGACCAGAGTGCGGCGGCACCGTTTAAGGCTCTGCGCAAACTGCGACGCTTGGATTTGCACGGTAATAATCTCAAGCAGATCAGCAGCAAGGCAATGAGTGGCCTCAACAATCTGGAGATACTCAATCTGGGATCTAATGCGCTGGCTAGCATCCAGCTCAATGCTTTCGAGCACATGCTGCGGCTTAACAAGTTGGTTTTCAAATCGCTGAACTTTATCTGCGATTGCGATTTGATTTGGTTCCAACAATGGCTGAAGAACCGCTTCCCACAGCAGGCGGAACACGCAGTCTGTGGCTATCCGGAGCATTTACTAGATCGTCAGTTGAAGTCTTTAAGCAGTTCGGAGTTGGTGTGCG TGGACTCCCCGAAACCCAGTGTGGAACAGGAACCGGACAACATGCTGGCCGTGAATGGAGCCAACATCACTCTGGAGTGCATTGCCAGTTCTCCCACAGCGGCTTCGCTGGCCGCCGCCGATGAGCTGAAGATCAAGTGGCGCCACGACAATCAGCATGTCCAGGAGCGACCGGGTGAACTGCATGACGGTGCCAGCACGGAGACGCAGATCCGCCACGACCTAAGCACCAATCAAACCTCCATCTATGGCTATCTGAGACTAACGAATGTGACCTTCGAAAGCGCGGGACGCTATCAGTGCGTGGTCTCAAATGCCTTTGGAACCACCTATGCACAGAAGTTCAAGATATCTATAGGAA TTCATCCTACTTTCCTGCAAGTGCCCTCAAATCTCACCCTGGATGCCGGCGAAACTGCTCGATTGGTGTGCTCGGCCAGCGGTGATCCCACGCCGGAGATAGCTCTACAAAAGTTTGGAGGCAGCGAATTCCCAGCGGCCACCGAGCGTCGGTTACAGGTGATTCGCGAGGAGAATGCCTTTCTGATAACCAACGCCAAGCTCAGTGATTCTGGGATCTATACCTGCACAGCTTTGAGTGCTGCGGGCGAGATAAAGGTCAATGCCACGCTGGTGGTGAATG ACAAACCGCAGCCCAGCATTCCCTTGGTGCACCAGGAGGTGGTTGTGGGTCGAACCTGTGTGTTGCAGTGCCTCAGTGAGACGGCCAATGCAGATTTTGAGCTGGAGCATCCGCATCGCGAGTGGTTTAAGGAGAACAAACCGATACATATATCGCCAACGGCTCCAGACGGGGATCGCTACTATTTTTCGAATAACAAGGAGCTGCTCATAATCCTGAATGCCCAGTCAAATGATGCCGGTCACTTCCGTTGTGAGATAACGGACAACTCGCGTACATTCACGCTCCAATCGGAGTTGGTAGTGGTCAAGGAGAATCTCAATTGGGACGTCCTGCTGATGGGCATCATTCTGCTAACAGTCACTTGTGTGGTGGTGGATTGCTGCATCATTTGGTGTACGCTGCGCTACCAGAAGAGGAAGCTGCGCATGAATCTGGCTGCCGAGAGGTTGGCAGCTCGCACGCAGGCCAGTCTGCACTCCACTCTGGACAAAGATGAGACGCAACTAACCACGCTGAATCGTACGCAGCTAAGACCACATCAGTCGCAGCTGGTCCTCGATGGCATAGCCACGCAGCAACAGACGCAGTTAAGGCCGCGCAGCCTGGCAGATTTGGGCTGTGGCAATGGCGAGGCGACCCACAGTCGCCTCATCGTGACCACGACGCCTTCGTACGAACAGCGCTGCCTGGAGCAGGGTCTGACCCTAAGCTATCTGCAGCAGGCGGACTTGGAGGCCCAGCAGGATCACCTGTCCAGCAAGGACTCGGGCACCGGCTCGGATGCGGCCGTGAAGCGCAGTCTGGAGGATTTTGTGGTGGCCATGCCCAGGCACAAGCATCACACTgacgacgaggaggaggaggaggaggaggatgaaGAGAATGACCTGCAGTACGCGCCTGCAAGGGCTCTCGGCATCTCCGAGTACGACGACATGGATCTGTACGAGCTAAATCATGCTGCGGCCGAGCAGCAGCATTTCCTGCAGAACAACAATCACAACTACGACGGTGGcgggggtggtggtggtgatgCCGGTGGTGCGGGCGAAGCGGTGCCCAAGGTGCTGCCCCGCAAGTGCAACGCCGGAGCCAGCGGCAGCAACTACAATGCCATTCAAAAGTGCACGACAGTGGACATTTGA
- the LOC119549447 gene encoding splicing factor YJU2 has protein sequence MSERKVLNKYYPPDFDPSKIPRMKLAKNRQYTVRLMAPFNMRCKTCGEYIYKGKKFNARKEDVDNETYLGIRIYRFYIKCTRCLQEISFKTDPQNTDYEIEAGATRNFMALKLAEEQARREEQELREEEANNPMKLLENRTQQSRNEIEMIESLEELRDLNRRQQTVDYTTLLQQYNTVETERERLEREEREDEEFIKSVNFKNKAEGGSRVVAEEIIEEVKEEPVDLLPAPPPPKQAKSSTLSVSASSTSKVASSQPLVKRKTPLVLVKPKAATVATPTETKPTATSTSALPAPAETKAPNPPAAAPAGLSLLAAYSDSSEDSN, from the exons ATGTCTGAGCGCAAAGTTCTAAAC AAATACTACCCCCCGGACTTCGATCCCTCGAAGATTCCGCGCATGAAATTGGCCAAAAACCGCCAATACACCGTGAGATTGATGGCTCCATTCAATATGCGTTGCAAAACCTGTGGCGAGTACATCTACAAGGGCAAGAAGTTCAACGCCCGCAAGGAGGACGTGGACAACGAGACCTACCTGGGCATTAGGATCTATCGGTTCTACATCAAGTGCACCCGCTGCCTGCAGGAGATCTCCTTTAAGACGGATCCGCAGAACACGGACTACGAGATCGAGGCGGGGGCCACCAGGAATTTCATGGCCCTCAAGCTGGCCGAGGAGCAGGCACGCCGGGAGGAGCAGGAGCTGCGCGAGGAGGAGGCCAACAATCCCATGAAGCTGCTCGAGAATCGCACCCAGCAGTCGCGTAACGAGATCGAGATGATTGAGAGCCTGGAGGAGTTGCGGGACCTGAACCGCCGCCAGCAGACGGTGGACTACACCACGCTGCTGCAGCAATACAACACGGTGGAGACGGAGAGGGAACGCCTGGAGCGGGAGGAGCGCGAGGACGAGGAGTTTATCAA ATCTGTTAACTTTAAAAACAAAGCCGAAGGAGGCTCTCGTGTTGTGGCCGAGGAAATCATTGAGGAGGTGAAGGAGGAACCGGTGGATCTGCTGCCAGCGCCACCACCACCCAAACAGGCCAAGTCCAGCACACTAAGTGTTTCCGCCAGCTCAACCAGCAAAGTAGCATCCTCACAGCCGCTGGTTAAAAGGAAGACACCTTTGGTACTGGTCAAACCAAAGGCAGCCACAGTAGCAACTCCCACCGAAACCAAACCAACAGCCACGTCGACCTCAGCATTGCCTGCACCCGCGGAAACGAAAGCTCCCAATCCGCCAGCTGCCGCTCCAGCTGGTCTTTCGCTCTTGGCTGCCTACAGCGACAGCTCCGAGGATTCCAACTGA